DNA sequence from the Burkholderiales bacterium genome:
GCCGAAGGCGGTATCGAGGCTGCCGTCGGTGTTGTAGCGTGCGAGACCGAAATCGTAATGGCCGGACGTGCCGACCGTGCCCGCGACGATGATCTTGCCGTCCGATTGCAGCGCGAGGCCTTTGATCGTGATGATCGAGCCGCCGCTGTCGGTGCGAATGCCATCGCCGTCGAACGTCGAGTCGAACGTGCCGTTCGCGTTCAGCCGGTATATCATGCTCAGGCCCGCAGCGACGATCTTGCCGTCGTCCTGCAGTGCCATCGCGGAGCCTAAGCCTCCAATTGGAGCGATGACCTGGCCGTCGGCGTCGAAAGTGCTATCGATGGCACCACTGGCGTTGTAACGAACGACCAGCAGCCGAACCGTGTCGGTGAGCGCGCCCCCGGGGTTATGCCCGTCCGTGTTACCGACGGCGACGATCTTGCCGTCGGACTGCAACGCGACCGCCGCGAGGTCGCTGAAAGACGCGGAGTTCGGGTCGCCGTCGATCAGGCCTTGACGGCTGCCGTCATCTTCGTAACGCACAATCCCGTAATCTTGAGTAAGGCCGCCCACGCGGAAGAAGCCTGCGGTTACGATCCTGCCATCGGCCTGGATTGCGAGGCCGTGTATCTGGGAGGACAGAGCCGGATTGTCGAGGCGCCTGCCGTCGCCGTCGAACGTGGTATCGAGTGCGCCATCGGGGTTGTATCGCGCGAGTGCGAAGGTATATCCGACTCCAATAGAGCCCGCGCTCCCGTGCGACATGCTTCCGCCGACGACGATCCGGCCGGACGCATCCAGCGCGACGCCGAACGCCTGATCGTTCGCTTGAGGATCGACGGCAGTCGTTACGATCCCGTCGCCGCCGAAGCTCCTATCGAATGTGCCTGCTGCAGTGATTATGGGTGCGGCATTGCTCACGGTCGTCTCATATCAGCTTTTTAGACTTGCTCGGCCAGCTTCGCCTCGATCAACGCATCGAGCTTCGCGAAATCGGGCTCCCCGATGATCCGCGCCACCACGTTGCCCCGCTTGTCGATGACGATCGAGGTCGGGGTGAGCTTCACGTCGCCGAACGCTTTCGCGATCTCACCCAGCGGGTCGAGCGCCACGCGGAACGGCAGCGCGTTCTTCTCGGTGTAGTTGAGGACATAGTTCGGCGGGTCGTAGCGCATCGCGACCGCGATGAACTCGAAGCCGCGCGGCTGGTACTTCTTGTACGTCGTCACCATCCGCGGCATTTCCTTCATGCACACCACGCAATCGGTCGCCCAGAAGTTGACCAGCACCACGCGGCCGCGCAGGTCCCGGGTCGTCAGGCGCTCGCCCTTGATCGAGGTGAAAGCGACCGCCGGCGCCGCCGTCGTCGCGAACAGCGCGCGATACCCGGCGTAGCCGGCGACGGCCAGCACGAGCAGGCCTAGAATGAGAGGGCGCGATTTCATGCCGCGTCAAAGGGGGATCGATGGGTCGGATACTGATTCTACTGGCGTGCCTGGCTGCGGGCTCCGCCGTCGCCGCGGGCGTCGCAGGCATCAGCAACAGCGAAGCGTCATCGGGTTTGAAGCAGGCGCTCACCGATGGTTCCGCGGCTGCGGTCGCCCAGCTCGGAAAGGAAGGCGGGTTTCTCAACAATCCCAAGGTAAAGATCCCCCTGCCGCCTGCGCTCCAGCGCGTCGAGAGCGCACTGCGCTTCGCCGGCATGAAGCGCCAGGCGGACGAGCTCGTGGTCGCGATGAACCGCGCCGCCGAGGCGGCGGTGCCCGAAGCGAAGACGCTGCTCGTCGATTCGGTGAAGAAGATGACCGTGCAGGACGCCAAAGGCATCCTCACCGGCGGCGACACCGCCGCCACCGACTACTTCAAGCGCACCACCCAATCGCAGCTCACCACGCGCTTCCGGCCGATCGTGAAGAAGGCGACCGATCAGGTCGGGCTGGCGCAGCAGTACAACAACCTCGCCGGGCAGGCGGCGCAGCTCGGGCTCGTCCGCGAGCAGCAATCGACGATCGAAGGCTACGTCACTGAGAAAGCGCTCGACGGACTGTATCTCATGATCGCGGAACAGGAGAAGGCATTTCGTGCCAATCCGATGGGCGCGGCGAGCGATATTGTCAAGCGCGTCTTCAGCGCCGCGAAGTGACGGTTGTCGCGACCGCGACAACCGTCATCCCCGCGAACGCGGGGATCCATTTTGACG
Encoded proteins:
- a CDS encoding TlpA disulfide reductase family protein, which encodes MKSRPLILGLLVLAVAGYAGYRALFATTAAPAVAFTSIKGERLTTRDLRGRVVLVNFWATDCVVCMKEMPRMVTTYKKYQPRGFEFIAVAMRYDPPNYVLNYTEKNALPFRVALDPLGEIAKAFGDVKLTPTSIVIDKRGNVVARIIGEPDFAKLDALIEAKLAEQV
- a CDS encoding DUF4197 domain-containing protein, producing the protein MGRILILLACLAAGSAVAAGVAGISNSEASSGLKQALTDGSAAAVAQLGKEGGFLNNPKVKIPLPPALQRVESALRFAGMKRQADELVVAMNRAAEAAVPEAKTLLVDSVKKMTVQDAKGILTGGDTAATDYFKRTTQSQLTTRFRPIVKKATDQVGLAQQYNNLAGQAAQLGLVREQQSTIEGYVTEKALDGLYLMIAEQEKAFRANPMGAASDIVKRVFSAAK